In the genome of Mycobacterium kansasii ATCC 12478, one region contains:
- a CDS encoding Gfo/Idh/MocA family protein — MSRQVRIGILGAARIAPLALIKPARQNDEVVVAAVAARDASRARAFAAAHGIARVHHSYDALIADPELDAVYNPLPISLHGRWTRAALGAGKHVLCEKPFTANAAEAREVAELATQSDRVVMEALHYPYHPLSLRVEQIIASGELGKLTRVEGDLCLPLPKFSDIRYNYSLAGGATMETGCYAVHMVRTFGGSTPEVVSAQAKLRDPQIDRAMTAELRFADGHTGRVRCSMWSTDLLRISARVVGDLGELRVVNPVLPQSFHRLTVRSAHGQRLERFPRRASYAYQLDAFAAAVLRGEPVKTTPQDAVENMTVIDAIYRAAGLSLRKPA; from the coding sequence GTGTCTCGACAGGTCCGGATCGGCATCCTGGGCGCCGCCCGTATCGCTCCCTTGGCGCTGATAAAGCCCGCCCGCCAGAACGACGAGGTGGTGGTGGCCGCGGTGGCCGCACGCGATGCCTCGCGCGCCCGGGCCTTCGCCGCCGCGCACGGCATCGCGCGGGTCCACCACAGCTACGACGCGCTGATCGCCGACCCCGAACTCGACGCGGTCTACAACCCCTTGCCAATCAGCTTGCACGGCCGCTGGACCCGGGCCGCGCTGGGCGCCGGCAAGCATGTGCTGTGCGAAAAGCCGTTCACCGCCAACGCCGCCGAAGCCCGCGAGGTCGCCGAACTGGCCACCCAATCGGATCGCGTGGTAATGGAGGCGCTCCATTATCCCTATCACCCGCTGAGCCTGCGCGTTGAGCAGATCATCGCCTCGGGCGAACTGGGCAAGCTGACGAGAGTGGAGGGCGACCTGTGCTTGCCGCTGCCCAAGTTCTCCGACATCCGCTACAACTACTCGTTGGCCGGCGGCGCGACCATGGAAACCGGGTGTTATGCGGTCCACATGGTGCGCACCTTCGGCGGTTCAACTCCCGAAGTCGTTTCCGCACAGGCGAAACTGCGGGATCCCCAAATCGACCGCGCCATGACCGCCGAGTTGCGGTTCGCCGACGGCCACACCGGCCGGGTCCGCTGCTCGATGTGGTCGACCGACCTGTTACGGATCAGCGCCCGAGTGGTCGGCGACCTGGGCGAGTTGCGGGTAGTCAATCCGGTATTGCCGCAGTCCTTCCATCGCCTCACGGTCCGATCGGCCCACGGACAACGGCTGGAGCGGTTCCCGCGCCGCGCCTCCTACGCCTACCAGCTCGACGCGTTCGCCGCAGCGGTGCTGCGCGGCGAACCGGTGAAGACAACGCCGCAAGACGCGGTCGAGAACATGACCGTCATCGATGCGATCTACCGTGCGGCCGGCCTCTCGCTTCGCAAGCCGGCCTGA
- a CDS encoding class I SAM-dependent methyltransferase: MQTEDPHWLDEAYASPVTSADTGLVFRNNYLARLTSAVLLVLFDRRGRFLDTAGGYGIFTRLMRDVGFDYYWTDEHCPNLTARGFEADMGPRGGRYTAVTAFEVMEHLADPVAFVAELLESTGTDTIIFTTELFAGEPPAPEAWWYYTFATGQHITFYQRSTLEFIGKRFGMHFYSSGVLHIWTRKKLNPSVLRALTWLPVASFLYVLPRVVLGSRTWADHESLIRADAP; the protein is encoded by the coding sequence TTGCAGACCGAAGATCCCCATTGGCTGGACGAAGCGTATGCGAGCCCGGTGACATCCGCCGATACCGGCCTGGTTTTCCGCAACAACTATCTGGCGCGGTTGACGTCGGCGGTCCTCCTCGTTCTGTTTGATCGCCGCGGCCGGTTTCTCGATACCGCCGGGGGCTACGGCATTTTCACCCGCCTGATGCGGGACGTCGGCTTCGACTACTACTGGACGGACGAGCACTGCCCCAATCTGACCGCACGGGGCTTCGAAGCCGATATGGGTCCGCGCGGTGGCCGCTACACCGCAGTCACCGCCTTCGAGGTGATGGAGCATCTCGCTGATCCAGTCGCATTCGTCGCCGAGCTGCTTGAAAGTACCGGCACCGACACCATTATTTTTACGACGGAACTCTTCGCCGGTGAACCGCCGGCGCCGGAGGCGTGGTGGTACTACACGTTCGCCACCGGGCAGCACATCACCTTCTATCAAAGATCGACGCTGGAGTTCATCGGAAAGCGCTTCGGCATGCACTTTTACAGCTCCGGAGTTCTGCACATCTGGACACGAAAGAAGCTCAATCCGTCGGTGCTGCGCGCGCTTACCTGGCTACCTGTCGCGAGTTTCCTTTACGTATTGCCACGAGTTGTGCTTGGGTCGCGGACGTGGGCGGATCATGAAAGCCTCATCCGCGCCGATGCACCGTAG
- a CDS encoding Gfo/Idh/MocA family protein has translation MSRQVRIGILGAARIAPLALVKPAKGNAEVVVAAVAARDASRAQAFAAKHDIARVHDSYDALISDPDLDAVYNPLPNSLHGRWTRAALAAGKHVLCEKPFTANATEAREIAELAANSGRVVMEAFHYRYHPLTLRVEEIIASGELGKLTRVEGNLCFPLPKFSDIRYNYSLAGGATMDAGCYAVHMVRTFGGSTPEVVSAQAKLRDSQIDRAMTAEVRFADGHTGRVRCSMWSTDLMQISARVVGDKGELHVLNPVLPHSYHRLSVRSDDGKRVERFPRRASYAYQLDAFAGAVLRGEPVKTTPEDAIENMTVIDAIYRAAGLPLRKPA, from the coding sequence GTGTCTCGACAGGTCCGGATCGGCATCCTGGGCGCCGCTCGTATCGCCCCCTTGGCGCTTGTCAAACCCGCGAAGGGAAATGCCGAGGTTGTGGTGGCTGCGGTCGCAGCACGCGATGCATCGCGTGCTCAGGCCTTCGCCGCCAAGCATGACATTGCCCGGGTACATGACAGTTACGACGCGCTGATCAGCGACCCGGACCTCGACGCGGTGTACAACCCCTTGCCGAACAGCCTGCACGGTCGGTGGACCCGGGCGGCATTGGCCGCCGGCAAGCACGTGCTGTGCGAGAAGCCGTTCACCGCCAACGCCACCGAAGCGCGCGAGATCGCCGAACTGGCCGCCAATTCCGGTCGCGTGGTGATGGAGGCATTCCACTATCGCTATCACCCGTTGACGCTGCGCGTTGAGGAGATCATCGCCTCGGGCGAACTGGGCAAGCTGACCCGGGTGGAGGGCAACCTGTGCTTCCCGCTGCCCAAGTTCTCCGACATCCGCTACAACTACTCGCTGGCCGGCGGTGCGACGATGGACGCCGGGTGTTATGCGGTCCATATGGTCCGCACGTTCGGCGGTTCGACACCGGAAGTGGTTTCCGCGCAGGCGAAATTGCGCGATTCACAGATCGACCGCGCCATGACGGCCGAGGTGCGGTTCGCCGACGGACACACCGGCCGGGTGCGCTGCTCGATGTGGTCGACCGATCTGATGCAGATCAGTGCTCGCGTCGTCGGCGACAAAGGCGAGCTACATGTGCTCAACCCGGTGTTGCCGCACTCTTACCATCGGCTCTCGGTTCGATCGGACGACGGAAAACGCGTGGAGCGGTTCCCCCGGCGCGCCTCCTACGCATATCAGCTCGACGCATTCGCCGGCGCGGTGCTGCGCGGCGAACCGGTGAAGACCACTCCCGAAGACGCGATCGAGAACATGACCGTCATCGACGCGATCTACCGTGCCGCCGGCCTGCCGCTTCGCAAGCCGGCCTGA
- a CDS encoding FkbM family methyltransferase yields MSYRLLFRQLALELSYRTVRHWFGTRTVIRDVQGVSLAMPWYHRLPDYARLFPTYGQNLIDLAVGLAETDKPLGVIDVGANIGDSARQLLAKVDARILCIEGDPEYLPYLERNVGSDDRCVIEFGLLLTDAAKASGLGAVRKGGDTRFAQGGTGGAAAALTVADLRNRHPELPPIRLVKSDTEGYDTILVPALARAYADTRPLLFFEYYPELIRMAGVPDPTVVWGELQTAGYSYVGIWDNFGRPVQALPIDEVPATAAVLDRRYAERGYHYWDVAVVHADDRAGRAVLDRLFAFAR; encoded by the coding sequence ATGAGCTATCGCCTGTTGTTTAGGCAACTCGCACTGGAACTCTCCTACCGCACGGTTCGTCACTGGTTCGGCACGCGCACCGTCATCCGCGACGTGCAGGGCGTTTCACTGGCGATGCCGTGGTATCACCGGCTTCCGGACTACGCCCGCCTGTTCCCCACCTACGGTCAGAATCTGATCGACCTGGCGGTCGGCCTCGCCGAGACCGACAAGCCGTTGGGCGTCATCGACGTAGGAGCCAACATCGGTGACTCCGCCAGGCAGCTCCTCGCCAAAGTCGACGCCCGCATCCTCTGCATCGAGGGAGACCCCGAATACCTGCCGTACCTGGAGCGCAACGTCGGGTCGGACGACCGCTGCGTGATCGAGTTCGGCCTGCTGCTCACCGACGCTGCCAAGGCCTCCGGTCTCGGCGCGGTCCGAAAAGGCGGCGACACCCGCTTCGCCCAGGGCGGCACCGGCGGGGCGGCCGCCGCGCTGACCGTGGCCGACCTGCGCAACCGTCACCCCGAACTGCCGCCGATCAGGCTGGTCAAATCCGACACGGAAGGCTACGACACGATTCTGGTCCCGGCGCTCGCGCGGGCCTACGCGGATACCCGTCCGTTGCTGTTCTTCGAGTATTACCCGGAGCTGATCCGGATGGCCGGGGTGCCGGACCCGACCGTGGTGTGGGGGGAGCTGCAGACCGCCGGGTACTCGTATGTGGGCATCTGGGACAACTTCGGCAGGCCGGTTCAGGCGCTGCCGATCGATGAGGTGCCGGCCACAGCCGCGGTGCTGGACAGGCGCTATGCCGAGCGCGGATATCACTACTGGGACGTCGCGGTCGTGCACGCCGACGACCGCGCGGGCCGTGCCGTGCTGGACCGGCTCTTTGCCTTCGCCCGGTAA
- a CDS encoding glycosyltransferase family 4 protein — translation MKVAFDHQIFAIQRYGGVSRYFFELASRLPADTVSEVSVVAPFYINAYLAADSARGFTHGKYLPYTFKGAPVLVELANQFAAPFAWSKSDADILHETWHPFKPVGKARRRVVTIFDMIHELFKPPMAKLAIAAKRASVNRADHVICVSESARDDLVRLYGIDPARTSVVHLACSLPVQANTATVDSGGRRPSLLYVGRRGGYKNFATLLRAYSSSPVLRDFELIAFGGPPFLRDEQKEISRLGVTDRVRFESGSDEELAARYRTAAAFVYPSQYEGFGIPPLEAMSQGCPVVCSNAGGIPEVVGDAGVFFDPDSPEELRTVLERVVTTETLRADLRERGYARLPAFSWDKNAAETARIYREII, via the coding sequence ATGAAAGTCGCATTCGATCACCAAATCTTCGCGATCCAGCGTTACGGCGGTGTGTCGCGCTATTTTTTCGAGCTGGCAAGCCGCCTACCTGCCGACACGGTGTCGGAGGTGTCCGTCGTCGCACCGTTTTACATCAACGCCTATCTGGCCGCTGATTCGGCCCGCGGCTTCACCCATGGCAAGTATCTGCCCTACACGTTCAAAGGCGCACCGGTCCTCGTCGAACTTGCGAACCAGTTTGCGGCACCGTTCGCGTGGTCGAAGTCGGACGCGGACATCCTGCACGAGACCTGGCACCCCTTCAAGCCCGTCGGTAAGGCGCGGCGCCGGGTTGTGACGATCTTCGACATGATCCACGAGCTATTCAAGCCGCCCATGGCCAAACTCGCGATCGCCGCCAAACGCGCGTCTGTCAATCGCGCCGACCATGTGATCTGCGTCTCCGAAAGCGCTCGCGACGACCTCGTGCGTCTCTACGGCATCGACCCGGCCCGCACCAGCGTTGTGCACCTTGCCTGTTCGCTGCCCGTGCAGGCGAACACCGCGACCGTCGACAGCGGCGGGCGCAGGCCCTCGCTCCTTTACGTCGGGCGTCGCGGGGGATACAAGAACTTCGCCACGCTGCTGCGCGCCTACAGCAGTTCGCCGGTATTACGGGATTTCGAGTTGATCGCCTTCGGCGGGCCGCCGTTCCTGCGCGACGAGCAGAAGGAGATCAGCCGGCTGGGAGTCACCGACCGGGTGCGCTTCGAGTCCGGGTCTGACGAGGAGCTGGCGGCGCGCTATCGGACAGCTGCCGCATTCGTCTATCCCTCGCAGTACGAAGGTTTCGGGATCCCCCCGCTCGAAGCGATGAGCCAGGGCTGCCCGGTCGTGTGCAGCAATGCGGGCGGAATTCCAGAGGTGGTCGGGGATGCGGGCGTCTTCTTCGATCCGGACAGCCCCGAGGAGCTGCGCACGGTTCTGGAACGCGTGGTGACGACGGAGACCCTGCGCGCCGATCTGCGCGAGCGTGGCTATGCACGGCTCCCGGCGTTCTCCTGGGACAAGAACGCAGCTGAGACAGCCCGGATCTATCGCGAAATAATCTGA
- a CDS encoding glycosyltransferase family 2 protein, which yields MPAPMFSIIIPTLNVASALGFCLDSIACQTFRDFELVLVDGGSTDATLDIAHSFVPNFGERLVVRSGTDRGVYDAMNRGVSLASGTWLLFLGADDALYEAATLARVAAFIGEHEPSDLVYGDVLMRSTKFRYGGAFDLDRLLFKRNICHQSIFYRRELFSSIGPYNLRYRSLADWDFNIRCFANPALVTRHMDVVVARFNELGGLSNTFVDKAFLKRLPITTRLGIRLVIIAARWWVKWRARGD from the coding sequence ATGCCCGCACCAATGTTTTCCATCATCATCCCCACCTTGAACGTGGCCTCGGCGCTAGGGTTTTGCCTCGACAGCATCGCCTGCCAGACCTTCCGGGACTTCGAGCTGGTACTGGTCGACGGCGGCTCGACGGATGCAACCCTCGATATCGCGCACAGCTTTGTCCCCAACTTCGGCGAGCGCCTGGTCGTCCGTTCGGGCACCGACCGCGGGGTCTACGACGCGATGAACCGCGGCGTGAGCCTGGCTAGCGGGACGTGGTTGCTGTTTCTGGGCGCCGACGACGCGCTGTACGAGGCGGCCACCCTGGCCCGGGTGGCCGCCTTCATCGGCGAACATGAGCCCAGCGATCTGGTATATGGCGACGTGCTCATGCGCTCAACCAAATTCCGCTACGGTGGCGCCTTCGACCTCGATCGCCTGCTGTTCAAGCGCAACATCTGCCATCAGTCGATCTTTTACCGCCGCGAACTCTTCAGCAGCATCGGCCCCTACAACCTGCGCTACCGGTCGCTGGCGGACTGGGACTTCAATATCCGGTGCTTCGCCAACCCCGCACTCGTCACCCGGCACATGGACGTCGTCGTAGCACGCTTCAACGAGTTGGGCGGACTCAGTAATACCTTCGTAGACAAGGCTTTTCTCAAGCGACTGCCGATCACCACCAGATTGGGCATCAGGCTGGTCATCATTGCGGCGCGCTGGTGGGTGAAGTGGCGTGCTCGCGGCGACTGA
- a CDS encoding FkbM family methyltransferase: MHLSDLARFIVRSAAFEVPRRYSERDLRHQFVKQLELRRVDVVFDVGANTGQYAKGLRRAGYKGRIVSFEPLSRPFTTLERKAVTDPLWDCRQCALGDADGTVSVNVAGNAGQSSSVLPMLTRHQEAFPPANYVGTEEAPIHRLDSVAPEFLRPNGAAFLKVDVQGFEKQVLDGAKSTVNDQCVGMQLELSFAPLYEGGMLIPEALDLVYSLGFTLTGLLPCFIDARNGRMLQADGIFFRDAN; the protein is encoded by the coding sequence GTGCATTTGTCGGACCTTGCTCGATTCATCGTGCGCAGCGCCGCCTTCGAGGTGCCGCGCCGTTATTCCGAGCGGGACCTGAGGCACCAGTTTGTGAAACAGCTCGAATTGCGCCGGGTCGATGTCGTTTTCGATGTCGGAGCCAACACGGGGCAATACGCCAAAGGCCTCCGCCGAGCGGGATACAAGGGCCGCATCGTCTCCTTCGAACCGCTATCCCGGCCATTTACCACTTTGGAAAGAAAAGCGGTAACCGATCCACTTTGGGATTGCCGGCAGTGTGCGCTGGGCGATGCCGACGGGACGGTTTCGGTCAATGTCGCCGGAAACGCCGGTCAAAGCAGTTCGGTTTTGCCCATGCTGACGCGTCACCAGGAGGCCTTTCCCCCGGCGAACTATGTGGGCACCGAGGAGGCGCCGATTCACCGACTGGATTCCGTGGCGCCGGAATTTCTCCGGCCGAACGGCGCCGCTTTTCTGAAGGTCGACGTGCAGGGATTTGAAAAACAGGTACTCGACGGCGCCAAGTCGACGGTCAACGACCAGTGTGTCGGGATGCAACTCGAACTCTCCTTCGCGCCGTTGTACGAAGGCGGCATGCTCATTCCGGAAGCACTCGATCTGGTGTATTCGTTGGGCTTCACATTGACCGGTTTACTGCCCTGTTTCATCGATGCGCGTAATGGTCGAATGCTGCAGGCCGACGGTATCTTCTTCCGCGATGCCAATTGA